Below is a genomic region from Armatimonadota bacterium.
GCAGGACCCAGCGCGGCTGGCTCGAGTGTCCCATCAGGCCGATCCTCCAGATCTTGCCCCGCAGCGGTCCCAGCCCGCCGGCTATCTCGATCCCGTACTCCCGCAGCAGGCGCGTGCGCACCCTAGCATCGTCCACGCCTTCGGGTATGGTAACGGTCGTGATCGTGGGCGACCGGTCGGGCTCGGAGGCCAGCAGCCCCAGGCCCATGGCCTGAAGCCCGGCCCAAAGGGCGCGGGTGTTGCGCCAGTGGCGCGCCACCCGGGCCTCCATTCCCTCCTCCACGACGAGCCGCAGCGCCGCGCGCATCGCGTAGATCTGCTGAACAGGCACGGTGTGGTGATATGCGTGCGCGGGTCCCCAGTACTTCCACAGGCCCTCGAGATCCAGGTAGAAGGCGGCGGGCGCGCTCCGGCCGCGTGTGCGTGCGTGCACCGTCAGCGGCGCCATTCCAGGAGGCGCGCTCAGGCACTTCTGGGATCCGCTGTAGCAAGCGTCAATGCCCCATCCGTCCACCGGCAGTTCGGCTCCGGCCAGCGAGGCGACCGCGTCCACCAGGAACGTCGCACCGTGCTCGTGCGCCACGCGGGCCAGATCGGTCAGGGGCTGCAGCACCCCGGTTGAGGTCTCGACGTGCACCACGGCCACGCAGGCTATCCCTCGGCCCCCGGGAGGCGACGCCACCGCGCGCTCGAGATCGGCCGCGCTCACCGGACGGCCCCAGGGCGCTTCGACCCTGACCACCTCGGCGCCGATCCGGGTCGCGATCTCGACGATGCGATCGGCGAAGAACCCGGCGGTGCAGACGGCCAGCCCCTCGCCCGGCTTCACCATGTGCAGCAGCGCCGCTTCCATCCCGGCGGTGCCTGTGCCCGAGATCGGCAGCGCCAGCTCGTTCTCGGTCTGGAACACGCGGCGCAACAGCCCGACGGTCTCGTCGAGAATGACGAGCATGTCGGGATCCAGGTGTCCAAGCAGTGGCTGCGCAAGCGCCTCGGTCACCTCCGGGGGTAGCAGGCTCGGCCCGGGACCAAGGAGGATACGCTCGCCGGGAGTTGTGCTCATCGCTGCCTCCTTCAGGAATGTGCGGCGGTGCGTCGCCGTGGTCTATCCCGACACTATTCATTCTCCCCGCCCGGCGCCAACACCTCGGCGCCCGGCTTCATGGCGCACTCGCGCAGGAACCGCGCGCCCTGCTCGGGCACCACCGGGTTGATGTAGAACCCCGACCCCCACTCGAACCCGGCGACCTGGGTCAGCCGCGGCATGATCTCAAGGTGCCAGTGGTAGAAGTGCCCGGCTTGGTCGGTGTAGGGCGCGGTGTGCACGATGAAGTTGTACGGTGGGTTGTTCAGGCACGAGTGAAGGGCGCGCAGCGTCTTTCGGAGTGCATCAGCGAACGGCAGTACGTCGCCCTCGCTCAGCCCCCCGAACGAGGCCCGGTGCTCCTTGGGCATCAGCCACGTCTCGAAGGGGAAGCGGGCCGCGTAGGGCTGCAGCGCCACGAACCGTTCGTTCTCGAAGATCACCCGTTCGCGGGACGCCAGTTCCTGCTCGATCAGGCGACAGAAGACGCAAACAGCGTTACGACCGAAGTACCGCTCCGCCACCTCCAGCTCCTCGGCCGCGCGCTTGGGGATGACCGGCAGGGCGATGAGCTGCGAGTGCGGGTGGGACAGCGATGCGCCCGCGGTGCGGCCGTGGTTGCGGAAGAGCAGCGCGTACTCGAACCGTTCATCGCCGTCCAGGTCGCGGTACCGGTGCAGGTAGGCCCTGACCACGTTGGCCACCTCACGGACCGGCATCAGGCCGAGGTGGGTGTGGTGGTCGGTCGTCTCGATGATGACCTCGTGCGCGCCAACCCCGTCCATTCGCGTGAACATGCCGGCGCTGCTGCGCGCGGTGTCGCCCTCTATGCGCAGGGCCGGGAACTTGTTGGAGACGACCCGCACCTGCCATCCGGGCGTGTTGCGTGCCGTGCCGGGGTCTCTTATTGCAAAGACCTCGGGCGGCGTCCGGTCCTCACGCCCTGAACAGAACGGACAGCGCTCCAGGTCGTTTACCTCCACCGGCGGCGTCGAGAAATCGGTAGGCCGCGCCGCCCGCTCGGTGGCGATGATCACCCAGCGGCCGGAGATCGGGTCGGTGCGCAGTTCAGGCAAGACCGTTCACCTCGCTTGGAAGATGTGCTGGCTCAGAACGGGCGCTCCGCGGCCCGCCGGACGGTGGCCTCGTACAGATCGAGATACCGTCCGGCAACGCTGTCCCACGAGAAGTCCGCCCGCATCCCAACCTGCTGCAGCGGCCACCAAACGCCCGGGTCGCGATAGGCGGCGACGGCACGTTCGATTGCCTCCACCAGCGCCTCCGGGGTGTAGTCGTCAAAGACGAACCCGTTGGCGCGCCCCAGGTGCAGGTTCTCGGGCATGGCGTCCACAATGCTGTCCGCCAGCCCGCCGGTGCGACGCACCACAGGGGGCGTGCCGTACCGAAGACTGTAGAGCTGGTTGAGGCCGGAGGGCTCGAAGCGTGAGGGCATCAGGAAGATGTCGGCGCCTGCCTCGATCCTATGCGCGAGCCCCTCATCGAACCCTATGATGGCTCGCAACTGCTGGGGGAACCTGGCGGACGCGGCCCGGAACGCTTCCTCGAAGGCGGGCTCGCCGGTGCCGAGGATGACCACCTGCGCGCCGGTCGCGAGGATCGCATCCAGCGCGGCGGCCACTAGGTCGAACCCCTTCTGGGGAGCCAGCCGGGCAACGGTTCCGATCAGGGGCGCGTAGGGCTGGACCGGCAGCCCCATCTCCTGTTGAAGCGCCGCCTTGCATCGGGCCTTCCCGGTGAGGTCGCCGGCGTGATACCGGGCCGGGATGTGCGGATCCACGCCCGGATCCCACTGCGCGTAGTCCACGCCGTTCAGTATCCCGAACAGGTCGGCCGAACGCGCACGGAGCAGCCCGTCCAGCCCCATTCCAAACTCCTCGGTCTGGATCTCCCGGGCGTAGGTCTCGCTCACCGTGCTCAGGGCGTGCGAGTACACCAGGCCCGCCTTCATGATGTTGACATTCCCGTAGAACTCCAGGCCGTCCGGCGAGAAGGTCTCCGGCGGCAGGCAGACCAGCGGAAACTGCTCGCGTGGAAAGATCCCCTGGTGGGCCAAGTTGTGCACTGTAAACAGGGTCGGAAGAGGGTTGCGGTGTGCCCGTAGGTAGGCAGGGATAAGCGCCGCGTGCCAGTCGTGGCAATGCACCAGGTCCGGCTTCCAGGTGTTGTGCATCAGCCCCAGCGCGGACTGGCAGAAGAAGGCAAACCGCACCAGGTTGTCCTCGTAGTCCCGCCCCACTTCGCCGTAGAGGCCGGCGCGGTCATAGAGGGAGGGCTGTTCCAGGAAGTAGTGCGGCACGCCGTCGGAGGGAGTGCCCGTCCAGACAGCGCCCTCGATCGCGGTCCCGCCGATGACGCTGTATACCTGCTGCACCGGCTCGAGCCCGTTGCGGTCTACGCCGCGGTAGCGCGGCATCACCACCCGCACGTCCAGGCCCTTGCGGCGCAGCGCCGCGGGCAGGGCCCCGGCCACGTCCGCGAGCCCTCCGGTCTTCGCGTACGGCACCGCCTCTGACACGCAGAACAGAACCTTCATGGATGGCCTGCCCTCACTTTGTCCCCTGCGCAGGCCCGATCAGCCCCAACCACAGGTCGTTGACATTCGTGTTCGTCGGTCCACTGATGATCAGATCGCCCAACGCGTCAAAGAACGCATAGGCGTCGTTGTTGGCCAGAGCCGCGACCGGGTCGAGCCCCATGGCGCGGGCCCGCGCCAGCGTTGTACCATCGGCCACCGCGCCCGCGGCATCGGTGGGCCCGTCGGTCCCGTCGGTCCCGAACGCGGCCACCAGCGTCTGCGGGATGCCGGCGATGATCTCGACGGATGCCAGCGCCAGTTCCTGGTTGCGACCTCCACGGCCCGTGCCTCGCACCGTCACCGTGGTCTCGCCGCCCATGATCAGGCATACCGGCCCTGGCCGCGACTTCCCTGCGGCCCGCTCGTCGCGCACCTGCGCGCCGAACCGCGCCCCCACCTCGCGCGCTTCACCTTCGGTGTCGGTCGCGCGCAAATCAACATGATAGCCCAACGCCCTGGCCTGCTCAACCGCCGCGGCCGCGGCCAGGGTGATGTCGCCGACCACCACGGTCCTCGCCCCTGCAAAGGCCGGGTCACCCGGCTTGGGAGTCTCCGGGATATCACCTGCCGCGCCGCGCTCCAGATGCCGTCGGACTGCGGCAGGCAGCTGGCCACGCAGCCCGTGTCGGTCCAACACCGCCAGCGCGTCGCCAAAGGTTGTCGGATCAGGCACGGTCGGGCCCGAGGCGATGGCGTCGAGGGGGTTGCCGAGGACATCGGAAAGAACGAGCGTAACAACCTTTGCGGGCGCGGCACGGCGGGCCAGCCATCCGCCCTTCAGACCGGAGAGGTGCTTGCGGACGGCGTTCACCTCGGTGATCGTGGCGCCGGAGCGCAGCAGCAGGTCGGTCGTGGCGACCTTCTCTTCCAGCGATATGCCCTGGGCAGGCATCGGCAGCAGGGCCGAACCCCCGCCGGAGATCAGCACGAAGACCAGGTCGCCCCGATCGGCGGCTTCCGCGATACCAGCAATCCGGCCGGCTCCCCTAAGCCCGGCCACATCGGGTAAGGGGTGGCCGGCCTCGGTGAGCGCGATCCTCCGGAGCGGTTCAAGGTATCCGTGTTTTGTCGTGACGGCTCCACCGGCGATGCGGTCGCCCAGCACGGCTTCCAGCGCCGAGGCCATCCGCGCCGAGGCCTTGCCCGCGCCCACCACGAAGATGCGGCCGTCTGGATCAAGATCGAAGGGCTCGCCACAGACTATCAGGCGCTCAGCATCCCTTCGCACCGCGCGGAACACGGCTGCCGCGGGATCGGCGGCGGACACCGCCGCTCCCAATATCGCCACGGCGTGGCGGCGCAGCCCTGCGGTCTCGCCGTGAAACAGTCGGCCGTCAACCTTCATGGATTGCCCGGCGCAGGCGGAGCGGTCCACCACGGCCCGGCGCTGTTGGGACGGACTGCCTCAACCCGCACGCCGCGCGCCCCTGCGGCGTCCAGCGCGGCCCTGACGGTATCGCGCGCCAGCGGCGCGAGGTTGTTGGCCTCGCTCAGGTGGACCAGGCAGATGGTCTGCGGCCTGCCGTTGAGCGCGGCTACTGCCGCGCGAGCCGCGCCGTCATTGGACAGGTGCCCTTTCGCGCTGACGATGCGGTTCTTGAGGAACCACGGGTAAGACGAGACCGCCATGAGCCCCAGGTCGTAGTTGGCCTCCAGGACGAACAGGTCGGCGCCGCGGGCGCGCGTGAGCAACTCATCGGTGACCTCACCCAGATCAGTGGCGATGGCCGCGCGCACACCATCCACGCAGAGCACGAACCCCACGGGCTCCGCGGCGTCATGGGGAAGCGGGAACGGCGTCACCTCAACGGACCCCAGTGCAAACGTCCTCCCCGGCTTGAACAACTCCACGCGGACGCCGGCAAGCAACGAGCCCGCTGCCCTGAGGGTCGGCTCGTTGGCCAGCACCACGGCGCCTGTTGCGCGGCCTACTGCCGCCGCTCCACTGGCGTGATCGTCGTGCTCGTGGGTCAGAAGGATCGCGTCCAGGCACGGCGCCTGGCCATCTTGCCCGATCTCCCGGAGAACCGCTTCGGCGGTCAGCCCCGCGTCAATCAAGAAGCGTGTCGGCCCTGCCTCGACCAGGATCGCGTTGCCGGAGCTGCCGCTGCGCAGCACGCGCACGCGGAGCGGGCTCTGCCGCAGCGTCACGAGCGCAGTAGCTCCTGGTCCTGAGGCATCAGGAGCAGCGCTCCTTCCTCGGCGAGCCCGGCCGCGATCCTGAAGGCCTCGACCGCCTCCGCCACCGCTGCGAATCCGGTTGACGCCGCAGGGCCATTGGATGCCGCGGGAACGGCCGCCGCGTGCGGGGGCCGGATCGTGACCGTTATCGAACCTACTGCGTCGGGGATCCCGGCCAACTCCCGTGCCCGGCGCACCGCCAAAGGGAAGTCCCCAATCTCATCCACGAGCCCATGCTCCACCGCCTGGCGGCCGGTCCATACGCGGCCGCGGGCGATGGCTTCGATCTCGGCCTCGGTCTTTGCGCGGCCTCGGGCCGCCTTACCCACGAAGCGCCGGTACACCGCCTGGATCTCGTGGCGTATCCGGTCGAGCTGCGTCGGGGTAAACGGCTCGAAGCCCGAGGGCATCGTGGCCGCCTCGCCCCGCGCCACGACCTCCCGGTTGAGTCCTAACCGGCCAAACAGACCCCGAACCGTCAGCTTGCCGTTGATCACGCCAATCGAGCCGGTGACGGTCGCGGGCTGGGCGACGATCCTGCTGGCGCCGCAGGAGACATAGTAGCCGCCCGAGCCGGCCACGTTGCCCATGAACGCGACCACGGGCTTGCTGGCCTTGATGCGCTCAACCTCGCGCCAGATCAGATCGCTGGCCAGCGCGGATCCGCCGCGCGAGTCCACGTGGAAGACGACGGCGCGCACGCGTGGGTCGCGCTCCGCTGCCCTGAAGGCGCGGGCCACGGTCTCGGAGCCCGCGAATCTTCCTCCCAGGAACGGGAGGGGAAGCGGCAGATCGCGGCTCTCTCCGGTTGTTATCGTGCCGATCAACTCAACGACGCCGATCACCGCGGTGCGGGACCGCCACCGGTACGGCGCGCGCAGGCGCCTGCGGGCCTGCGCCCACGGGCGCAGGGCCGCGGGGCGTGCCGGGGATCCCAGGCGGGCGGGCAGTTCGTCCTCGTAGCAGATTCCATCAACCAGCCCGGCGGTCCACGCATCGTGTGCGCAGAGCGGGGCGCGGTCCACGGCCGCGCGCACGGCGCCCGGATCGAGGCGGCGCGCCGCGGCCACATCCTCCGCGAACTCGGCCATCACCGAGTCGAGCACCGACTCGACGACCTCTCGGTGATGCTCCGAGAGACCGAACCGCATGAACGGGTCAACCGCGGTCTTGTACTCCGCGATCCGCTCGAACTCCGGGAGGATCCCTGCCCGATCAAATGCCTCGCGGAAGAAGGTGATCTCCGTGCGCAGCCCTAGCACGGTCCAGTGGCCTGCCTCGGGCATCCAGATCTCGTCGGCGGCCGCGGCCAGGTAGTATTCGGGCAGATCGGCGCCTTGAAGATAGGCGACAACCCGCTTGCCCCTGCCCCGGAACTCCCGCAGGAGCGACCGGATGCTCTGCACCGTCGCCATCCCTGCACGCAGGTCGCGCACGCGCAGCACGATGCCCCGCACGCGCTCATCCCCGGCGATGCGCTCCAGCCGGTCTCGCAGCGCCTCCATGCTCTCCTCCGGGCGCTGCAGAGGGCGCATCAGAACCCGCTGCGCCAGGGGACGAGGCGTCGGGTTGCGTTCGGGGTATGAGCCCGTCAGCTCAACGACCACGTAGTCCAGCGGCGGTCCAGGCAGGCGGGCCAGGGCATTGCAGAGAAGGAGCAGGCCGTTGCGCACCAGATCCAGAATCCAGGTCATAGGACTATTCTAACCACCGGCGACGGACACGCCTAGCGGTATGTACACTGCCGCTCCTGAACCGATGAAGTGGTGGGGCTGGGGGGAGCCCTCCAAGACCTACCCGCTCGAGCACCGTCCCGGGTTCTGGCCGTTCCTCTTCTCGAAGATAGGCGCCCCCTCAGGAAGCCCGGCGGCCCGGGTCAACCTCGACCAGATCCGGATCCCGCCGCTCCGTATCCCGGCCCGGGCCCTGGAGGCGCTCACCGCGGCCGTGGGCGCCGAGCACCTCTCTCTCTCCGCAGACGTTCGAATCGCGCACTCCTGCGGCAGGGGCTATCAGGATCTGATCCGCCTGCGGCAGGGCGAGGTGCCGCGTCCGCCCGATGCGGTGGTGTTCCCTTCCTCCGAGGAAGTAGTCGTGCCCCTGCTCCGCATCTCTGGCAGCGAGGGGCTTGCAGTCATCCCGTTTGGAGGCGGGACCAGCGTCGTCGGAGGCGTTGAGGCACCGGACGGCGATCAACCGGTCCTGTGCGTTGACCTGCGGGGCATGAGCCGGCTCATCAGCGCGGATCCGGCTGGTCTCGTGGCCACGGCCGAGGCAGGCATCCTGGGCCCTGCGCTCGAGGCCTCGCTCAGCGCGCACGGACTGACGCTGGGCCACTTCCCCCAGTCGTTCGAGTTCTCCACGCTGGGGGGCTGGATCGCCACCCGCTCGGCCGGATACGCCTCGACCGGCTACGGCAAGATCGAGGCCATGGTCATCGCGCTCCGCGTGGTCACCCCGCGCGGGATCATCGCAACGCGCGTGGTTCCTGCCAGCGCCAGCGGACCGGACCTGAACGCGCTGTTCGCCGGATCCGAGGGCACGCTCGGGATCATCACTCAGGCCACGCTGCGCGTGCACCCGCTGACCGCAAAGAGGGATTACCGGGCCTGGCTCTTTCGCGGGTTCCCGGACGGTCTCTCCGCGGTGCGCGCCATGCTGCAGGAAGGACCAATCCCCACAACCGTCCGGCTGTCCGATGCGCCCGAGACCGAGGCCTACCTGACGATGAGGGAACGCAGACACGGATGGCCTTCGCAGGTTCAGGAGTGGGCAGGGATGCGCGTGATCCGGACACGCGGGTTTGCGGCCGGGCGCATGTGCGCCGCCATCATCGGGGTCGAAGGAAGCGCCCGCGTCGTGTCGCAGTCGTGGCACGGACTGGGCCGCCTGCTGGGGCGGCACGGCGCCTTTCCTCTGGGATCCGGGCCAGCCCGTGCCTGGTACCGGGAGCGCTTCGAGCTTCCCTACCTGCGGGATGAGTTGCTGGATGCCGGCATCATGGTGGACACGCTGGAGACCGCCGCCCCATGGGATCGCCTGCTTCCTCTACACGCGCGCGTCGCGGACGCTCTGCGCGATGCCCTGACATCGTTCGGCACCCCGCCCCTCGTGCTCTGTCATCTCTCGCACGCGTATCCCACAGGGGCCTCCCTCTACTTCACCTTCATGGCCCATCAGGCGCCGGGACGCGAGATGGAGCAGTGGCAGGCTGCCAAGCGCGCGGCGACCGACGCGATCATGGCAGGGGGCGGAACGCTCAGCCACCACCACGGCATCGGAACGGTGCACCAGGCCTGGATGCACGAGGAACACGGAAAGGACGGCCTGCAGATGGTCCGGGCCATCAAGACCGCGCTCGATCCCGACGGCATCATGAATCCGGGCAAGATGGTGCCCTGAGACCGTGGCGCGGGACGAGCCCTCGAGGGACGGGTTCTCGCCCGCCACGCGCCGCGAGAATCTCGACCGCGTGGCCCGCGGCACCTGGGACCTCCTCGTGATCGGCGGGGGCATCACCGGCGCCGGCAGCGCGCGCGACGCGGCGCTGCGGGGCCTGCGGGTGGCGCTCGTCGAGGCAGAGGACTTCGCCAGCGGCACCAGCGGCCGCACCGGACGAATGGTGCACGGTGGCCTGCGCTATCTGGCTGAGGGACATCTCCGGATGGTCGCCGAGTCGCTGTCAGAGCGCGCGGTGCTCAGGCGCACCGTTCCGCATCTCGTGGCGCCCCATCAGTTCATGCTCCCTGTATGCGGGTCGGCGCTGGCGATGGCGCGGATGGCCGCGGGGCTGGCCCTTTATCAGGGGCTGGCAATGGGCCGGGCCGTTGGCCCGGCCCGCCTGGTCTCCGCGCGCCGTGCCCGCGCCCTGGAGCCGATGGTCGCCCCAGACCGGCTCGCAGGCGGAGCGATCTACTGGGATTGCCTTGCGGACGACGCTCGTCTGGTGCTGGCGCTGGTCCTCGACGCGTACCGGCACGGCGCGGCCGCGATCAACCATGCGCCCGTCGTTGATCTGCTCAGGACCGGTGGCCGCGTCGCCGGGGCCGCGGTGCGGGACGCCCTCACCGGCCGCACCTTTGAGGTACGGGCTCGCGCCGTCATCAATGCCGCAGGGCCGTGGAGTGAGAGGATATCGGCGATGGCCGGCCGGTGTGCCCTGCGCCTGCGTCCGACCAGGGGCTCCCACATCGTGGTTCCGCGCCCGCGCCTGGAAACCCACCGTGCGATCATCTTCTCCTCGCCTCGCGACCGCCGGAACCTCTATCTCGTGCCGTGGGGAAAGCACACCGTCGTCGGTACGACCGAGACCGACTACGGCGACGATCCAGAAGCCGCCTGCGCGACCGCCGAGGATGTGGACTATCTTCTGGAGGCAGTCAGGGGCACGTTCCCGGAGGCAGGCCTGGGGCCCGGGGACGTCCTCAGCACCTTCGCAGGTGTGCGCCCGCTGCTGGATCGGCCCGGACTCGCGGCCTATCGCGTCCCGCGCGACTACCGGGTAGTCGAGGATCCCCCGGGCCTCATCTCCGTCGCAGGAGGCAAGCTCACGACCTTCAGGCGGATGGCGCAGGACGCGGCGGACCTCTCCGCCAGGTCCATCGGCGGCGCAGCGGCGCAACAGGGATGCCGGACTGCCAGGGTGCCGGTCGAGCCACTCGGCGAGATGGTCTCGCCGCTGGCAGAGAGCGTGGTACGCGCCACTAGGTACGAGATGGCTGTGACGCTGTGCGACTGCCTGATCCGCCGGCTCCGCCTCATCCACGAGTCGCCTGACCAGGGTGTGTCTGTGGCCCCGGAGGCATCGCGGCTGATGGCTCCAATGCTCGGCTGGACCGAGGCACAAAGGCAGGCACAGATCGAAGAATACGCGGCGGCCGTGGCGCAGACGCGCCGGTGGCAGGCCTGACAGGAGCAGATTGATGCTGACCGACGCAGAGCGCCGAACCCTGCGCGCGCTGTGTGATGCCGTGGTTCCGGCTCTCGCCCGGGCCGAAGACCCCCACGGATTCCTGGCGCGTCGCGGATCGGACCTCGACTTGCCGGCGCTGATCGAGGAGGGGCTGGCTGAAACCCCGGAACACCTGCGCGCACAGTTTCGGCGGCTCCTGCGGGTCATGGGAAGCCGGGCCGCGAACCTGGTGCTGGGCGCCGGACCGCGGGGCGTGGCAGAGATGTCCGCGTCCGCGGCGGAGGCCTATCTGCGATCGTGGGGCACCAGCCGCCTGCCGCTTCGGCGCGCGGCCTTCCAGGCCCTCAAGCAGGTCATCACCTTTCTGTTCTACGCCTCCCATCCTGCAGGAGAACCCAACCCCAACTGGCCTGCCATCGGGTTTCCCGGCCATCCTCCCGTGGCGCCGGGCACGGTGCCGGGCACGGCGCTAGGCGCGGCGTCGGGCGTGATCCCGCGCATCACGCCGCTGGAAGTGGCCTCAGACGCCGGCCTGGAGGCCGATGTCTGCGTCATCGGGTCGGGCGCCGGCGGAAGCGTGGCCGCGGCCGAGCTGAGCCGGGCAGGCCGGCAGGTGCTGATCGTAGAGCGCGGCGGGTACTACGACCAGGGCGACTACAACGGTGACGAGTACGAGATGCTACGACGGCTCTCGCTGGGCAAGGGGCTGTTCGGCACCGCTGACAACGCCTTCGGGCTGCTCGCGGCCACGTGCCTGGGCGGCAGCACAGTGGTCAACTGGTGCACGAGCCTGCGGCCTGCCGGTGATGTGCTCGAGGAGTGGGGGTGCGAGCACGGGATTGACGGCGCCTCCGGTCCTGAGTTCCTTGAGGCGATGGGCGCCGTCGAGGCCCGGCTGAACGTAAACACCCTGGAGAGCGGGCACAACCCCAACAACCAGGTCCTCGCGGACGGCGCCCGGGCATTGGGATACCGCCTCGAGACGATTCCGCGGAACGTGCGGGGGTGCGATGACTGCGGGCCGTGCGTGTACGGCTGCGCGCGCGGTGCCAAGCAGGATGCTCTCGTCACGTACCTCAGGGACGCCTGCGGGCACGGCGCCCGGGTGCTGGTCCGCTGCCGCGCGGAGCGCGTACTCGCCCGCTCCGGTGAGGTGACCGGGGTGGAGGCCGTCGTGACCGATCCCGCATCCGGGCAACAGCACCGCGTCGCTATCCGCTGCAGGACCGTGGTGGTGGCCGGCGGCGCCATATTCTCGCCGGCGCTGCTGCTGCGCTCCGGGCTCGGCAACACGATGGTGGGCCGCGGGCTGCGGCTCCATCCGGTGACCGCCTGCCTGGGCCTCTATCCTCATCCGATAAGGATCTGGGCAGGAGCCGCCCAGACCGCCACCTGCACCGAGTTCACAAGGGTGCGCGGGATGCACGGGTTCTGGATCGAGGCATCCCCGGGCCATCCCGGGCTGTCTGCGATGGCCTTGCCCTGGGTCAGCGGCGAAGACCACAAGCGCCAGATGGCCCGCCTTGAGCACACCGCCGCGCTGATCGTGCTCGTGCGCGACAGCGGAAGCGGAAGGGTTGGCCTCACGCCTGACGGACATCCCTTGGTACGCTACGCGCTGAACGCGCAGGACCGGGCGCTCATGCTGCAAGGGTTAGAAGAGATGGGCAAGATCCACTTTGCCGCAGGAGCGCAGGAGGTCGCAAGCCTGCACACCCGGGGCGTGCGCGTGCGCCGGGAAGAGCCTGGCGCCGCGGTCCTGTTCGCGGACGGGGTTCGGCGCGAGGGGATCCGTCCGAACGCGCTCGCTCTGTTCAGCGCGCACCTGAT
It encodes:
- a CDS encoding FAD-binding oxidoreductase, which gives rise to MYTAAPEPMKWWGWGEPSKTYPLEHRPGFWPFLFSKIGAPSGSPAARVNLDQIRIPPLRIPARALEALTAAVGAEHLSLSADVRIAHSCGRGYQDLIRLRQGEVPRPPDAVVFPSSEEVVVPLLRISGSEGLAVIPFGGGTSVVGGVEAPDGDQPVLCVDLRGMSRLISADPAGLVATAEAGILGPALEASLSAHGLTLGHFPQSFEFSTLGGWIATRSAGYASTGYGKIEAMVIALRVVTPRGIIATRVVPASASGPDLNALFAGSEGTLGIITQATLRVHPLTAKRDYRAWLFRGFPDGLSAVRAMLQEGPIPTTVRLSDAPETEAYLTMRERRHGWPSQVQEWAGMRVIRTRGFAAGRMCAAIIGVEGSARVVSQSWHGLGRLLGRHGAFPLGSGPARAWYRERFELPYLRDELLDAGIMVDTLETAAPWDRLLPLHARVADALRDALTSFGTPPLVLCHLSHAYPTGASLYFTFMAHQAPGREMEQWQAAKRAATDAIMAGGGTLSHHHGIGTVHQAWMHEEHGKDGLQMVRAIKTALDPDGIMNPGKMVP
- a CDS encoding glycerol-3-phosphate dehydrogenase/oxidase, whose product is MARDEPSRDGFSPATRRENLDRVARGTWDLLVIGGGITGAGSARDAALRGLRVALVEAEDFASGTSGRTGRMVHGGLRYLAEGHLRMVAESLSERAVLRRTVPHLVAPHQFMLPVCGSALAMARMAAGLALYQGLAMGRAVGPARLVSARRARALEPMVAPDRLAGGAIYWDCLADDARLVLALVLDAYRHGAAAINHAPVVDLLRTGGRVAGAAVRDALTGRTFEVRARAVINAAGPWSERISAMAGRCALRLRPTRGSHIVVPRPRLETHRAIIFSSPRDRRNLYLVPWGKHTVVGTTETDYGDDPEAACATAEDVDYLLEAVRGTFPEAGLGPGDVLSTFAGVRPLLDRPGLAAYRVPRDYRVVEDPPGLISVAGGKLTTFRRMAQDAADLSARSIGGAAAQQGCRTARVPVEPLGEMVSPLAESVVRATRYEMAVTLCDCLIRRLRLIHESPDQGVSVAPEASRLMAPMLGWTEAQRQAQIEEYAAAVAQTRRWQA
- a CDS encoding FAD-dependent oxidoreductase: MLTDAERRTLRALCDAVVPALARAEDPHGFLARRGSDLDLPALIEEGLAETPEHLRAQFRRLLRVMGSRAANLVLGAGPRGVAEMSASAAEAYLRSWGTSRLPLRRAAFQALKQVITFLFYASHPAGEPNPNWPAIGFPGHPPVAPGTVPGTALGAASGVIPRITPLEVASDAGLEADVCVIGSGAGGSVAAAELSRAGRQVLIVERGGYYDQGDYNGDEYEMLRRLSLGKGLFGTADNAFGLLAATCLGGSTVVNWCTSLRPAGDVLEEWGCEHGIDGASGPEFLEAMGAVEARLNVNTLESGHNPNNQVLADGARALGYRLETIPRNVRGCDDCGPCVYGCARGAKQDALVTYLRDACGHGARVLVRCRAERVLARSGEVTGVEAVVTDPASGQQHRVAIRCRTVVVAGGAIFSPALLLRSGLGNTMVGRGLRLHPVTACLGLYPHPIRIWAGAAQTATCTEFTRVRGMHGFWIEASPGHPGLSAMALPWVSGEDHKRQMARLEHTAALIVLVRDSGSGRVGLTPDGHPLVRYALNAQDRALMLQGLEEMGKIHFAAGAQEVASLHTRGVRVRREEPGAAVLFADGVRREGIRPNALALFSAHLMGGLPMGSDSRLAAVDPSGGLYGVRNLFVADASLFPSAPGVNPMIAIMAMAYRVARRIASDQP